One Anolis carolinensis isolate JA03-04 chromosome 5, rAnoCar3.1.pri, whole genome shotgun sequence DNA segment encodes these proteins:
- the orc5 gene encoding origin recognition complex subunit 5 isoform X6: MPVFKHPEYPEETLVQLESLVPCRESQVSTLLSIFGERHHFSFPSLFIYGHTSSGKTYVMQTLLKTLKLPHVFVNCIECFTSRLLLEEILQQLQHLSTKEEDPPLVSCDTFNDFIRLFKQTTMIPDLQNQTIYVILDNAEQLRKFEANILPGFLRLQELTDRNVTVVLLSEIVWELLRPNTGCLEPSPLYFPDYSIGHLQKILSHDHPPEYSFDFYAAYINILLGVFYPVCRDLKELRHLAALNFSKYCEPVVQGEANERDTRRLWKNIESHLKKAMQTVYLREISSSQWERLQQDDGEPGHLKGLSAHAHVELPYYSRFLLIAAYLASYNPARTDKRFFVKHHGKIRKMNFQKKHEKTTNHLLGPKPFPLDRMLAILYSIVDSRVAPTANIFSQIEPGKLQF, from the exons ATGCCTGTTTTCAAACACCCGGAGTATCCTGAAGAGACCTTGGTTCAGTTGGAAAGCTTGGTACCTTGTCGAGAATCTCAAGTGTCTACCTTGCTCTCAATCTTTGGAGAG CGCCATCATTTTAGTTTTCCATCCCTTTTCATCTATGGACATACATCTAGTGGAAAGACTTACGTGATGCAGACTCTCCTGAAAACTTTGAAG CTACCTCATGTGTTTGTGAATTGTATTGAATGTTTTACATCAAGACTGCTTCTAGAAGAAATTTTGCAACAGTTGCAACATCTTTCCACCAAGGAAGAAGATCCTCCTCTAGTATCCTGTGACACATTCAATGATTTCATACGTTTATTTAAGCAGACAACTATGATACCTGATCTGCAGAATCAAACTATATATGTT ATTTTGGATAATGCAGAGCAGCTGAGGAAGTTTGAAGCAAACATCCTTCCGGGTTTCCTTCGATTACAAGAACTG ACAGACAGAAATGTGACTGTTGTCCTCCTTAGTGAAATTGTGTGGGAGCTTCTTCGTCCAAATACAGGATGCCTTGAACCATCACCTTTATATTTTCCGGACTACAGCATAG GACATTTGCAAAAGATTCTGTCCCATGACCATCCTCCAGAATATTCTTTCGATTTTTATGCTGCATATATAAATATTCTACTTGGAGTCTTCTATCCTGTGTGCAGAGATCTGAAGGAGCTTCGACATCTG GCGGCACTGAATTTTTCCAAATATTGTGAGCCAGTGGTTCAAGGAGAAG ctAATGAACGTGATACACGTCGACTTTGGAAAAATATTGAATCTCACTTGAAGAAGGCTATGCAGACTGTTTATCTGCGGGAAATATCGAG CTCCCAGTGGGAACGATTACAGCAAGATGATGGAGAACCTGGACATCTAAAAG GACTTTCAGCGCATGCTCATGTAGAGCTTCCATATTATTCCAGGTTCCTTCTAATAGCTGCATACCTTGCTTCTTATAACCCTGCCAGGACAGATAAGAGGTTCTTTGTTAAG CACCATGGAAAAATTAGGAAGATGAACTTTCAGAAGAAACATGAAAAG ACCACTAATCACCTTCTGGGACCAAAGCCATTCCCTCTTGACAGAATGTTAGCAATATTGTATAGTATTGTGGACAGCAGAGTTGCTCCAACTGCAAATATATTTTCCCAG